The following are from one region of the Fusarium verticillioides 7600 chromosome 1, whole genome shotgun sequence genome:
- a CDS encoding 20S proteasome subunit beta 7: MDHRPQAWGRPRDDVYGAYDASFMTDNGPKQNTQQPIVTGTSVIAVKFKDGVVMAADNLASYGSLARFTDVKRLRSFAESSVVGFSGDISDMQYLDRHLIDLSLDEAYTSPDAPRLNAANLHRYLAKLLYRRRSKFDPLWNHLLVAGLDDDDKPFLAAADLLGSTYSAPSLATGFGSMLAQPIMRRHVPDEETAQNLEKEEAIKIIKECMKVLYYRDARSLDSYSMAVVTKEGVELTDGLQLEAQSWAFAERIRGYGTQTV, encoded by the exons ATGGATCACCGTCCGCAAGCTTGGGGTCGT CCTAGAGACGATGTTTACGGTGCCTACGATGCCTCTTTCATGACCGATAATGGCCCCAAGCAAAACACCCAACAGCCCATCGTCACTGGTACCTCCGTCATCGccgtcaagttcaaggatggAGTTGTCATGGCTGCTGATAACCTAG CGTCATATGGCTCTCTGGCCCGATTCACCGATGTCAAGCGACTCCGCTCCTTCGCCGAGTCCTCGGTCGTTGGCTTCAGCGGCGACATTTCCGACATGCAGTATCTCGACCGCCATCTCATCGACCTCTCCCTCGACGAGGCCTACACATCCCCCGACGCTCCCCGTCTCAATGCCGCAAACCTCCACCGCTACCTCGCCAAGCTGCTTTACCGCCGACGCTCCAAGTTCGACCCCCTGTGGAACCATCTCCTTGTTGCTGGcctcgacgacgatgacaagCCATTCCTTGCCGCTGCCGACCTACTCGGCAGTACCTACAGTGCCCCTAGTCTGGCTACGGGCTTCGGTTCCATGCTAGCCCAGCCTATCATGCGTCGTCATGTCCCCGACGAGGAGACCGCACagaacttggagaaggaggaggctatcaagatcatcaaggaaTGTATGAAGGTTCTATACTACCGCGATGCCCGTAGTTTGGACTCTTACTCGATGGCTGTCGTCACAAAGGAAGGAGTGGAGCTCACCGATGGTCTGCAGCTCGAGGCTCAGAGCTGGGCCTTTGCCGAGAGAATTCGCGGATATGGTACTCAAACTGTCTAG
- a CDS encoding glucosamine-fructose-6-phosphate aminotransferase — MCGIFGYINYLVEKDRKFIIDTLVNGLSRLEYRGYDSAGLAIDGDKKNEVLAFKEVGKVAKLRKLIDESDLDLEKIFDSHAGIAHTRWATHGPPSTINCHPHRSDVNWEFTVVHNGIITNYKELKTLLQAKGFKFETETDTECIAKLTKYIHDQHPSIGFTDLAKAVIQELEGAYGLLIKSVHYPHEVIAARKGSPLVIGVKTERRMKVDFVDVEYSDENAALPAEAASQNVAIKKNDLLSPDAGLLGAADKSLLHRSQSRAFMTDDGMPMPTEFFLSSDPSAIVEHTKKVMYLEDDDIAHIHEGSLNIHRLKKADGSSNVRTIQTLELELQEIMKGKFDHFMQKEIFEQPESVVNTMRGRLDIANKTVTLGGLRSYISTIRRCRRIIFIACGTSYHSCMAVRGVFEELAEIPIAVELASDFLDRQAPVFRDDTCVFVSQSGETADSLMALRYCLERGALTVGIVNVVGSSISLLTHCGVHINAGPEIGVASTKAYTSQFIAMVMFALSLSEDRASKKARREEIMEGLSNVSAQIKSILELDSSIKKLCENFKNQKSLLLLGRGSQFSTALEGALKIKEISYLHCEAVMSGELKHGVLALVDENLPIIMILTRDDLFKKSLNAYQQVIARGGKPIVICNPSDEEFKSSEAEKIEIPKTVDVLQGLLNVIPLQLIAYWLAVLEGLNVDFPRNLAKSVTVE; from the exons ATGTG TGGTATTTTCGGATACATCAACTACCTGGTGGAGAAGGACcgcaagttcatcatcgacactCTTGTCAACG GCCTGTCCCGTCTCGAGTACCGTGGATATGACTCTGCTGGTCTAGCCATCGacggcgacaagaagaacgaggttCTCGCTTTCAAGgaggttggcaaggtcgCCAAGCTCCGAAAGCTTATTGACGAGTccgacctcgacctcgagaaGATCTTTGATTCACATGCCGGCATTGCCCACACCCGATGGGCTACTCACGGTCCTCCTTCCACCATCAACTGCCACCCCCACCG ATCTGACGTTAACTGGGAGTTCACCGTTGTCCACAAtggtatcatcaccaactacaaggagttgaagactcttctccaggccaagggcTTCAAGTtcgagaccgagaccgacACTGAGTGCATCGCAAAGCTCACCAAGTACATCCACGACCAGCACCCCTCCATTGGCTTCACCGACCTTGCCAAGGCCGTCATCCAGGAGCTCGAGGGTGCTTatggtcttctcatcaagtccGTCCACTACCCCCATGAGGTTATCGCCGCCCGAAAGGGTTCTCCTCTCGTCATCGGTGTCAAGACCGAGCGTCGCATGAAGGTTGACTTTGTCGATGTCGAGTATTCTGACGAGAACGCTGCCCTCCCCGCCGAGGCCGCTTCCCAGAATgttgccatcaagaagaacgaccTTCTGTCTCCCGACGCTGGTCTTCTCGGTGCCGCCGACAAgtctctcctccatcgatCTCAGTCTCGTGCTTTCATGACTGATGATGGCATGCCCATGCCCACTgagttcttcctctcctccgACCCTTCGGCCATTGTCGAGCAcaccaagaaggtcatgtACCTTGAGGACGACGACATTGCCCACATCCATGAGGGCTCCCTCAACATCCACCgcctcaagaaggccgatgGCAGCTCCAACGTCCGAACCATCCAGACTCTTGAGCTCGAGCTCCAGGAGATCATGAAGGGCAAGTTCGACCACTTCATGCAGAAGGAGATTTTCGAGCAGCCCGAGTCCGTCGTCAACACCATGCGTGGTCGTCTCGATATTGCCAACAAGACCGTCACCCTTGGCGGTCTCCGCTCTTACATCTCCACCATTCGCCGATGCCGCcgcatcatcttcattgccTGCGGTACTTCTTACCACTCTTGCATGGCTGTCCGTGGTGtctttgaggagcttgctgagatCCCCATCGCCGTTGAGCTGGCTTCCGATTTCCTCGACCGACAGGCCCCTGTCTTCCGTGACGACACCTGCGTCTTTGTCTCCCAGTCTGGTGAGACTGCCGACTCCCTCATGGCTCTCCGCTACTGCTTGGAGCGCGGTGCCCTGACTGTCGGTATCGTCAACGTTGTCGGCTCCTCCATTTCTCTCCTCACACACTGTGGTGTCCACATCAACGCCGGTCCTGAGATCGGTGTCGCCTCCACCAAGGCTTATACCTCTCAGTTCATCGCCATGGTCATGTTTGCTCTGTCTCTGAGCGAGGATCGTGCTTCCAAGAAGGCTCGCCGCGAGGAGATCATGGAGGGTCTCTCCAACGTCTCTGCCCAGATCAAGTCCATCCTCGAGCTTGACTCttccatcaagaagctttgcgAGAACttcaagaaccagaagtctctcctccttctcggaCGTGGCAGCCAGTTCTCCACTGCTCTTGAGGGTGCCCTCAAGATTAAGGAAATCTCCTACCTTCACTGCGAGGCCGTCATGTCCGGTGAGCTGAAGCACGGTGTCCTGGCTCTGGTTGACGAGAAcctccccatcatcatgatcctCACCCGTGACGATCTGTTTAAGAAGTCACTCAACGCCTATCAGCAGGTTATTGCTCGCGGTGGTAAGCCCATCGTTATCTGCAACCcctctgatgaggagttcaagTCTTCTGAAgccgagaagatcgagatcCCCAAGACGGTCGACGTTCTCCAGGGTCTCCTCAACGTTATCCCTCTCCAGCTCATTGCCTACTGGCTTGCcgttcttgagggtctcaACGTTGATTTCCCTCGTAACTTGGCCAAGTCGGTCACTGTCGAGTAA
- a CDS encoding calcium-translocating P-type ATPase, PMCA-type encodes MPRLFALIKTGTLTQNIMTVVAATIGKTTSFGSADLPMDNSLSIERKALTVPNIPDADFVNGLSQQVKTLLIQSNVLNSTAFEGDQDGQKTFVGSKTGVALLTYCRDHLGAGPIQEIRSSANIVQTVPFDSKNKYSAVIVKLPNGKYRAYAKGASEILLEQCTKCLGNVSEGETMSVPLTEADRDMINMIISSYAGQTLRTIESSYRDFESWPPEGAVSPENPLHADFNAVHQGMTLIGIYGIKDPLRPTVISALEDCRRAGVFVRMVTGDNIQTASAIASKCGIFRPHEGGITMKGPEFRRLPPEELKQKVRYLQVLVRSSPEDERILVRTLKDLGETVAVTGDGTNDAPALKMADIGFSMGIAGTEVAKEASSIILLDDNFASIVEGLMWGRAVNDSVKKFLQPWS; translated from the exons ATGCCACGACTGTTTGCTCTGATAAAAACTGGGACACTTACCCAGAATATAATGACGGTAGTTGCCGCAACAATTGGTAAAACAACCAGTTTCGGCAGTGCTGATTTGCCAATGGACAATTCCTTGTCCATCGAACGGAAAGCTCTCACTGTACCCAATATCCCAGACGCCGACTTCGTGAATGGACTAAGTCAACAAGTCAAGACTCTACTCATCCAGTCCAATGTGCTCAACTCAACGGCCTTCGAAGGTGACCAGGACGGCCAGAAGACATTCGTCGGTTCCAAGACTGGGGTTGCTTTACTTACCTATTGCCGAGATCATCTAGGAGCTGGGCCAATCCAAGAGATACGATCTTCTGCCAATATCGTGCAGACAGTACCTTTCGATAGCAAGAACAAGTACAGTGCTGTAATTGTCAAGCTACCCAATGGAAAGTATCGCGCATACGCAAAGGGCGCGTCCGAGATACTGCTGGAACAGTGTACCAAGTGTCTCGGGAATGTGTCGGAAGGGGAAACGATGTCTGTTCCCCTGACTGAAGCGGATCGAGACATGATCAATATGATTATTAGCTCCTATGCCGGACAGACTCTACGAACCATCGAATCATCATATCGCGACTTCGAATCCTGGCCACCTGAGGGAGCCGTCTCCCCGGAAAACCCGCTCCACGCAGATTTCAATGCTGTGCACCAAGGTATGACACTGATTGGAATCTACGGTATCAAAGACCCGCTGCGACCGACTGTAATCAGTGCTCTTGAGGATTGTCGCCGGGCTGGCGTCTTTGTAAGAATGGTAACTGGTGACAATATCCAAACGGCCTCTGCTATCGCCTCCAAATGTGGTATTTTCCGTCCTCATGAAGGTGGCATTACGATGAAAGGCCCCGAGTTTCGAAGACTTCCACCTGAAGAGCTCAAACAAAAGGTGAgatatctccaagtcctGGTCCGCTCAAGCCCGGAGGATGAACGGATCCTGGTCCGTACCCTTAAAGATCTCGGGGAAACAGTGGCAGTGACAGGCGATGGAACGAATGATGCGCCAGctttgaagatggcagacATTGGATTCTCCATGGGCATTGCTGGAACAGAAGTGGCTAAGGAAGCATCGTCAattatccttcttgatgacaa TTTTGCTTCCATTGTCGAGGGGTTGATGTGGGGTCGTGCCGTTAATGATTCTGTCAAAAAGTTTCTTCAG CCGTGGTCTTGA
- a CDS encoding Ca2+-transporting ATPase, with translation MFRTEKSKFAFSPGQLSKLLNPKSLNAFYALGRIDGIEKGLHTDRNAGLSADESTVAGEVAFHEVAPKGTPKHGMAGDVIPESNAEAAIFRDNRLPDKKTKSLLEIAWTTYNDKVLILLTIAAIISLALGLCQTFGGEHKKGEPRVEWVEGVAIIVAIVIVVLRTNDRMVNVIRSGKSQEISINDVMVEDVMHLATGDIVPVDGIFIQGSAVKCDESSATGESDLLRKTPAADVFDVIQKLGTKEAEKLDPFIISGSKVNEGNGTFFVTAVGVNSSYGRISMALRTEQEDTPLQKKLNILAD, from the exons ATGTTCAGAACTGAGAAAAGCAAATTTGCCTTCAGCCCAGGCCAGCTTTCTAAGTTGCTCAATCCCAAGAGCCTCAACGCCTTTTATGCCCTTGGGAGAATTGATGGTATAGAGAAGGGACTGCATACAGATCGCAATGCTGGCCTCAGCGCCGATGAGTCCACAGTGGCTGGAGAGGTCGCATTCCACGAAGTTGCGCCAAAAGGAACACCAAAACACGGGATGGCTGGTGATGTAATACCAGAGAGTAATGCTGAAGCAGCA ATCTTCAGAGACAATCGCCTTCCTGATAAGAAGACAAAATCCCTCTTGGAGATTGCCTGGACTACCTATAACGACAAAGTTCTCATTCTCTTGACCATTGCGGCGATTATATCACTAGCTCTAGGCCTTTGCCAAACCTTTGGAGGCGAGCATAAAAAAGGGGAGCCCAGAGTCGAGTGGGTTGAAGGTGTCGCAATTATTGTTGCTATCGT TATTGTTGTGCTG AGAACCAATGATCGTATGGTCAATGTTATTCGTTCAGGGAAGTCCCAAGAGATATCCATCAACGACGTCATGGTCGAGGATGTCATGCATCTTGCCACGGGGGATATCGTACCAGTAGATGGCATCTTTATTCAAGGCAGCGCCGTCAAGTGTGACGAATCTTCAGCTACTGGAGAGTCGGATCTGCTCCGAAAGACACCGGCAGCAGATGTGTTCGATGTCATCCAGAAACTCGGCACcaaggaggcagagaagctcgatcctttcatcatctcgggAAGCAAGGTCAATGAGGGCAATGGGACATTTTTTGTGACTGCTGTGGGTGTGAATTCCAGCTATGGCCGAATATCAATGGCCCTCCGCACCGAACAGGAAGACACACCTctacagaagaagctcaacatcttggcCGATTAG
- a CDS encoding 26S protease subunit rpt4 gives MSAEDERQAALNSYRTKLMESREWEAKLKNLRLEIKDMQREFDKTEDNIKALQSVGQIIGEVLKQLDDERFIVKASSGPRYVVGCRSKVDKVKLKQGTRVALDMTTLTIMRMLPREVDPLVYNMSLEDPGQVSFAGIGGLNDQIRELREVIELPLKNPELFLRVGIKPPKGVLLYGPPGTGKTLLARAVASSLETNFLKVVSSAIVDKYIGESARLIREMFGYAKEHEPCIIFMDEIDAIGGRRFSEGTSADREIQRTLMELLNQLDGFDYLGKTKIIMATNRPDTLDPALLRAGRLDRKIEIPLPNEVGRLEILKIHSQSVVVDGDLDFESVVKMSDGLNGADLRNVVTEAGLFAIKDYRDSINQDDFNKAVRKVAESKKLEGKLEYQKL, from the exons ATGTCTGCTGAAGACGAGCGTCAGGCTGCCCTTAACTCCTATCGCACGAAACTCATGGAGTCGCGAGAATGGGAGGCAAAGCTCAAGAATCTGCGCTTagagatcaaggacatgCAGCGAGAGTTTGACAAGACCGAGGACAACATCAAGGCGCTACAGAGTGTGGGACAGATCATCGGCGAGGTACTGAAACAGCTTGATGACGAACGAT TTATCGTCAAGGCTTCATCGGGGCCACGATATGTTGTCGGATGCAGATCAAAGgtcgacaaggtcaagctcaagcaaggTACCCGTGTTGCCCTCGACATGACGACACTCACCATCATGCGAATGCTACCCCGCGAAGTCGATCCCTTGGTGTACAACATGTCTCTGGAGGACCCAGGGCAAGTCAGCTTTGCTGGTATCGGTGGATTGAACGATCAGATTCGAGAGCTCAGAGAAGTCATTGAGCTCCCCCTCAAGAATCCTGAACTGTTCCTCCGAGTAGGCATCAAACCTCCCAAGGGTGTCCTGCTATATGGCCCTCCCGGAACTGGAAAAACTCTACTGGCACGAGCAGTTGCTAGCAGTCTAGAGACCAACTTCTTGAAGG TTGTTTCTTCCGCTATTGTCGATAAATACATTGGAGAATCTGCAAGACTGATCCGCGAGATGTTTGGCTATGCCAAGGAGCATGAGCCTTGCATCATTTTCATGGACGAAattgatgccattggtgGCCGTCGTTTCTCCGAGGGCACCAGTGCTGACCGTGAAATTCAACGAACCCTCATGGAGTTGCTCAACCAGCTGGACGGTTTCGACTATCTgggcaagaccaagatcatcatggcaaccaACCGACCTGACACATTGGACCCTGCACTTCTTCGTGCTGGCCGACTGGACCGAAAGATCGAAATTCCTCTGCCCAATGAGGTCGGACGCCTCGAGATTCTCAAGATTCACTCACAAAGCGTGGTAGTCGATGGAGACCTTGATTTCGAAAGCgtggtgaagatgagtgACGGGCTCAACGGTGCTGATTTGCGAAACGTGGTTACTGAAGC CGGTCTATTTGCTATCAAGGACTACCGAGACTCGATCAATCAGGACGATTTCAACAAGGCTGTTCGCAAGGTCGCGGAATCCAAGAAGTTGGAGGGCAAGCTTGAGTACCAGAAGCTGTAA
- a CDS encoding ubiquinol-cytochrome c reductase subunit 9, translating into MALANTLYRSLFSTNYLMLATVFTAGFAWEIGFNNVMDKVWDNNNRGRQWKDIRHKFLEGGDEDEE; encoded by the exons ATG GCCCTCGCCAACACACTCTACAG GagcctcttctccaccaactACCTGATGCTCGCTACCGTTTTCACTGCTGGCTTTGCCTGGGAGAT TGGCTTCAACAACGTTATGGATAAAGTTTGGGACAACAATAACCGAGGC CGACAATGGAAGGATATCCGACATAAGTTCCTCGAGggcggcgatgaggatgaggaataa